A genomic segment from Paramixta manurensis encodes:
- the msrA gene encoding peptide-methionine (S)-S-oxide reductase MsrA: protein MTSFDKTQTIAQAEALPGRTTPMPVATTHVVTERSMTHVPDGMEVAIVAMGCFWGVERLFWQQPGVYSTAAGYCGGYTPNPTYREVCSGQTGHAEAVRIVYDPAQLSYQQILALFWENHDPAQGMRQGGDVGTQYRSALYPLNEAQATAAQASLTRFKQAMTDAGDRREITTEIIEAPLFYYAEDEHQQYLYKNPEGYCGLGGTGICLPPQLQS from the coding sequence GTGACGTCATTCGACAAAACGCAAACTATCGCCCAGGCCGAGGCGCTACCAGGCCGCACAACCCCCATGCCGGTGGCGACCACACATGTGGTCACCGAACGTTCGATGACGCACGTTCCTGACGGAATGGAGGTCGCCATCGTCGCCATGGGCTGTTTCTGGGGCGTTGAGCGGCTGTTTTGGCAGCAGCCCGGCGTGTATAGCACGGCAGCAGGCTACTGCGGCGGCTACACGCCCAATCCCACCTATCGCGAAGTCTGTAGCGGGCAAACCGGCCATGCGGAAGCGGTACGTATCGTTTACGATCCGGCGCAGCTTAGCTATCAGCAGATTTTGGCGTTGTTCTGGGAAAATCACGATCCGGCGCAAGGGATGCGTCAGGGCGGCGACGTCGGCACTCAGTATCGCTCCGCGCTGTATCCCCTGAATGAGGCACAGGCCACGGCTGCGCAGGCAAGCCTGACGCGCTTTAAACAGGCCATGACTGATGCAGGCGATCGGCGTGAAATCACCACCGAAATCATTGAGGCTCCGCTGTTCTATTACGCGGAGGATGAACATCAGCAATATCTGTATAAAAACCCGGAAGGATACTGTGGCTTAGGCGGCACCGGTATTTGTTTACCACCGCAACTACAGAGCTAG